In the Larimichthys crocea isolate SSNF chromosome XXI, L_crocea_2.0, whole genome shotgun sequence genome, one interval contains:
- the cald1b gene encoding caldesmon 1b isoform X4, which translates to MDDEFDRRMELRRQRREQMRLDADNVTETSTSETRTEGVDDDQALLDRLAKREERRQRRMKEAMERQKEFDPTVNTTNGTDSTLEEQSSISSSRQRQTDEEEEKPAQEEVADTDMNSWGKEEEDKKEEEKEAVEESRTEEIEEKAAETEVEVDSGKKDAEEEAAPDADKEEEERKRKEEEEEERQKKEMEEKLRIEEEEKLKKEEEARQLKEEEERKKREEEEKQQKEMEERLRKEEEERKKREEEERQQKEMEELRLRKEEEEKQKKEAEQKKKKEMEEKKKREEEDKRRKEMEEKKKKEEEEKQKKKELEEKKKKEEEEKRKKEAEEKKKKEEEDKRKKREMEEKKKKEEEEKPKRFGFKEKNEPTKQNGAFIENKLKKTEKTSRDNAPSTAADDKERLEAERKLQELKRRRNNAESEEFEKMKQKQQDAEAELEELKRKREERRKIMEEEEKQKKQELEDKKAKEQEERKRMREEIEKRRAEAAEKKKQMEEESTKPAFAISPKGSSKIGEKAEFLSKSAQKNTGARVSHTPIVTKIGNRMDQYTSAIQGNKEVKSPKSTVADIPTGGTRSIKSMWEKGNVGSPSERPAPANKDLAGIKGGVAGRVNSWMAKPAEAEKAAEPAPAAASPAPAPAPAPAPAKPADVKPGDIGSKRGMWETKKSPAPAKVTFGAKSKFATNAGTRP; encoded by the exons ATGGATGATGAGTTTGACCGTCGCATGGAgctgaggaggcagaggagagagcagatGCGCCTGGATGCTGACAA TGTGACGGAGACCTCCACCAGCGAAACCAGAACCGAAGGTGTAGATGACGACCAGGCTTTGCTGGACCGCCTGGCCAAGAGGGAGGAGCGCAGGCAGAGGAGAATGAAGGAGGCcatggagagacagaaggagttTGACCCCACCGTGAACACCACCAATGGTACAGACAGCACACTGGAAGAGCAgtcctccatcagcagcagcagacagaggcagacagacgaagaggaggagaagccaGCTCAGGAGGAGGTGGCAGACACTGACATGAACTCCTgggggaaagaggaagaggacaagaaggaagaggagaag GAAGCTGTCGAGGAATCAAGAACG GAGGAGATTGAGGAGAAGGCTGCAGAAACAGAAGTAGAGGTGGATTCAGGAAAGAAAGATGCTGAAGAGGAAGCTGCCCCTGATGctgacaaagaggaagaagaaaggaagaggaaagaggaagaagaagaggaaagacagaaaaaggaaatggaAGAAAAGCTGAGgatagaagaggaagagaagctcaagaaagaggaagaggcaaGGCAgctaaaggaggaggaggaaagaaagaagagggaagaggaggaaaaacaacaaaaggaaatggAAGAGAGGCtgagaaaggaggaagaggaacgaaagaagagggaagaggaggagagacaacaaaaggaaatggaggagctgaggctgagaaaagaggaagaggaaaaacagaagaaggaggctgagcaaaaaaagaagaaggagatggaggagaagaagaagagagaagaggaggacaaacggaggaaagaaatggaagagaagaagaagaaggaggaggaggagaagcagaagaagaaagagctggaggagaagaagaagaaagaggaggaggagaagcggaaaaaggaggctgaggagaagaagaagaaagaggaggaggacaagcgcaaaaagagagagatggaggagaagaagaagaaagaggag GAGGAGAAGCCGAAGAGATTTGGCTTTAAGGAAAAG AACGAACCAACCAAACAGAACGGAGCTTTCATTGAGAATAAACtcaagaaaacagagaagacGTCAAG GGACAATGCTCCCTCCACTGCGGCCGACGACAAGGAGCGACTGGAGGCCGAGCGCAAGCTGCAGGAGCTGAAGCGTCGACGAAACAATGCAGAAAGCGAGGAGTTTGAGAAGatgaagcagaagcagcaggacGCAGAGGccgagctggaggagctgaagaggaagagagaggagaggaggaagatcatggaggaggaggagaagcagaagaaacaggagctggaggacaAGAAAGCCAAGGAACAG gaggagaggaagaggatgagggagGAGATAGAGAAAAGGAGGGCGgaggctgcagagaagaagaagcagatggAGGAAGAGTCTACAAAACCTGCCTTTGCCATCAGTCCCAAAGGCTCCTCAAAG ATCGGGGAGAAGGCAGAATTCTTGAGCAAATCAGCCCAGAAAAA CACCGGAGCCAGAGTGTCTCACACTCCAATTGTCACCAAGATAGGCAATAGAATGGACCAGTACACCTCTGCCATCCAG GGAAACAAAGAAGTCAAATCCCCCAAGTCTACAGTGGCGGATATTCCCACGGGAGGCACGCGCAGCATCAAGAGCATGTGGGAGAAAGGCAACGTCGGCAGCCCCTCTGAACGCCCAGCCCCTGCCAACaag GACTTGGCTGGTATCAAAGGAGGCGTGGCGGGACGTGTCAACAGTTGGATGGCAAAGCCCGCAGAGGCAGAGAAGGCAGCAGAAcctgcaccagcagcagcatcaccagcaccagcaccagcaccagcaccagcaccagcaaaGCCAGCG GACGTGAAACCAGGTGACATCGGTAGCAAACGTGGCATGTGGGAAACCAAGAAGAGCCCTGCGCCTGCCAAG
- the cald1b gene encoding caldesmon 1b isoform X3, which translates to MDDEFDRRMELRRQRREQMRLDADNLGYTNDDEEEEARERRRRAREERKKMMADSGESGSADVIDTNSVTETSTSETRTEGVDDDQALLDRLAKREERRQRRMKEAMERQKEFDPTVNTTNGTDSTLEEQSSISSSRQRQTDEEEEKPAQEEVADTDMNSWGKEEEDKKEEEKEAVEESRTEEIEEKAAETEVEVDSGKKDAEEEAAPDADKEEEERKRKEEEEEERQKKEMEEKLRIEEEEKLKKEEEARQLKEEEERKKREEEEKQQKEMEERLRKEEEERKKREEEERQQKEMEELRLRKEEEEKQKKEAEQKKKKEMEEKKKREEEDKRRKEMEEKKKKEEEEKQKKKELEEKKKKEEEEKRKKEAEEKKKKEEEDKRKKREMEEKKKKEEEEKPKRFGFKEKNEPTKQNGAFIENKLKKTEKTSRDNAPSTAADDKERLEAERKLQELKRRRNNAESEEFEKMKQKQQDAEAELEELKRKREERRKIMEEEEKQKKQELEDKKAKEQEERKRMREEIEKRRAEAAEKKKQMEEESTKPAFAISPKGSSKIGEKAEFLSKSAQKNTGARVSHTPIVTKIGNRMDQYTSAIQGNKEVKSPKSTVADIPTGGTRSIKSMWEKGNVGSPSERPAPANKDLAGIKGGVAGRVNSWMAKPAEAEKAAEPAPAAASPAPAPAPAPAPAKPADVKPGDIGSKRGMWETKKSPAPAKST; encoded by the exons ATGGATGATGAGTTTGACCGTCGCATGGAgctgaggaggcagaggagagagcagatGCGCCTGGATGCTGACAA tttggGTTACACCAacgatgatgaggaggaggaagctcgGGAGCGAAGGAGACGTgcgagggaggagaggaagaagatgatggCGGACTCAGGGGAGTCTGGATCCGCTGATGTGATCGACACCAACAG TGTGACGGAGACCTCCACCAGCGAAACCAGAACCGAAGGTGTAGATGACGACCAGGCTTTGCTGGACCGCCTGGCCAAGAGGGAGGAGCGCAGGCAGAGGAGAATGAAGGAGGCcatggagagacagaaggagttTGACCCCACCGTGAACACCACCAATGGTACAGACAGCACACTGGAAGAGCAgtcctccatcagcagcagcagacagaggcagacagacgaagaggaggagaagccaGCTCAGGAGGAGGTGGCAGACACTGACATGAACTCCTgggggaaagaggaagaggacaagaaggaagaggagaag GAAGCTGTCGAGGAATCAAGAACG GAGGAGATTGAGGAGAAGGCTGCAGAAACAGAAGTAGAGGTGGATTCAGGAAAGAAAGATGCTGAAGAGGAAGCTGCCCCTGATGctgacaaagaggaagaagaaaggaagaggaaagaggaagaagaagaggaaagacagaaaaaggaaatggaAGAAAAGCTGAGgatagaagaggaagagaagctcaagaaagaggaagaggcaaGGCAgctaaaggaggaggaggaaagaaagaagagggaagaggaggaaaaacaacaaaaggaaatggAAGAGAGGCtgagaaaggaggaagaggaacgaaagaagagggaagaggaggagagacaacaaaaggaaatggaggagctgaggctgagaaaagaggaagaggaaaaacagaagaaggaggctgagcaaaaaaagaagaaggagatggaggagaagaagaagagagaagaggaggacaaacggaggaaagaaatggaagagaagaagaagaaggaggaggaggagaagcagaagaagaaagagctggaggagaagaagaagaaagaggaggaggagaagcggaaaaaggaggctgaggagaagaagaagaaagaggaggaggacaagcgcaaaaagagagagatggaggagaagaagaagaaagaggag GAGGAGAAGCCGAAGAGATTTGGCTTTAAGGAAAAG AACGAACCAACCAAACAGAACGGAGCTTTCATTGAGAATAAACtcaagaaaacagagaagacGTCAAG GGACAATGCTCCCTCCACTGCGGCCGACGACAAGGAGCGACTGGAGGCCGAGCGCAAGCTGCAGGAGCTGAAGCGTCGACGAAACAATGCAGAAAGCGAGGAGTTTGAGAAGatgaagcagaagcagcaggacGCAGAGGccgagctggaggagctgaagaggaagagagaggagaggaggaagatcatggaggaggaggagaagcagaagaaacaggagctggaggacaAGAAAGCCAAGGAACAG gaggagaggaagaggatgagggagGAGATAGAGAAAAGGAGGGCGgaggctgcagagaagaagaagcagatggAGGAAGAGTCTACAAAACCTGCCTTTGCCATCAGTCCCAAAGGCTCCTCAAAG ATCGGGGAGAAGGCAGAATTCTTGAGCAAATCAGCCCAGAAAAA CACCGGAGCCAGAGTGTCTCACACTCCAATTGTCACCAAGATAGGCAATAGAATGGACCAGTACACCTCTGCCATCCAG GGAAACAAAGAAGTCAAATCCCCCAAGTCTACAGTGGCGGATATTCCCACGGGAGGCACGCGCAGCATCAAGAGCATGTGGGAGAAAGGCAACGTCGGCAGCCCCTCTGAACGCCCAGCCCCTGCCAACaag GACTTGGCTGGTATCAAAGGAGGCGTGGCGGGACGTGTCAACAGTTGGATGGCAAAGCCCGCAGAGGCAGAGAAGGCAGCAGAAcctgcaccagcagcagcatcaccagcaccagcaccagcaccagcaccagcaccagcaaaGCCAGCG GACGTGAAACCAGGTGACATCGGTAGCAAACGTGGCATGTGGGAAACCAAGAAGAGCCCTGCGCCTGCCAAG tcTACCTAA
- the LOC104940660 gene encoding troponin I, slow skeletal muscle yields the protein MTDGPRKSKISSSRKLGLKIRLLAVAAEMLQEETERKMQEREAVLAERVPPLKLSGLSLQEMLDLCKDLHHKIDVVDEERYDISLKVSKNAKEIEDMNLKITEIQSKFKKPTLRRVKISAEAMLSVLLGSRHKENFDFKANLKTVKKEEDKKDEVTDWRKNVEAMSGMEGRKKLFDASGN from the exons ATGACCGATGG ACCT AGAAAATCAAAGATCTCATCCTCACGAAAGCTGGGGTTGAAG ATTCGGCTCTTGGCAGTCGCTGCTGAGatgctgcaggaggagacagagaggaagatgcAGGAGAGAGAAGCTGTTCTGGCAGAAAGAGTTCCTCCTCTAAAACTCTCTGGTCTGTCTTTGCAAGAGATGCTG GATCTTTGCAAAGACTTGCACCACAAGATTGACGTCGTAGATGAGGAGCGGTATGATATAAGCCTCAAGGTGTCCAAAAATGCCAAGGAG ATTGAAGATATGAATCTGAAGATCACTGAGATCCAGAGTAAGTTCAAGAAACCAACCCTGAGGAGAGTGAAGATCTCAGCTGAAGCCATGCTGAGCGTTCTGCTTGGCTCCAGACACAAGGAGAACTTTGACTTCAAGGCCAACCTCAAAACGGTCAAGAAGGAAGAGGACAAG AAGGATGAGGTGACTGACTGGCGTAAGAACGTGGAGGCCATGTCTGGCATGGAGGGCAGGAAGAAGCTGTTTGATGCATCCGGCAactaa
- the bpgm gene encoding bisphosphoglycerate mutase, producing MSKYKLFLLRHGEGAWNKENRFCSWVDQKLSEDGVKEAQDCGRLLKEQGYKFDLVFTSILSRSIQTAWLVLEAMGQEWVPVVKSWRLNERHYGSLIGLNRAEMALQHGEEKVKLWRRSYDVTPPPIDESHPYFLEIYNDRRYTTCDVAKENLPRAESLKEVLDRLLPYWDSTVVPEIKNGRTVLISAHGNSCRALLKHLEGISDVDIASVTLPTGIPVLLELDENLKPVKPRQLLGDQAKIQAAIKKVEDQGKAKQTAT from the exons ATGTCCAAGTACAAACTCTTCCTGCTGAGGCATGGCGAGGGGGCCTGGAACAAAGAGAACCGGTTCTGCAGCTGGGTCGACCAGAAGCTGAGCGAGGATGGGGTGAAGGAGGCCCAGGATTGTGGCAGGCTCCTGAAGGAGCAGGGCTACAAGTTCGATTTAGTGTTCACGTCCATACTCAGCCGCTCCATCCAGACGGCGTGGCTGGTGCTAGAGGCCATGGGTCAGGAGTGGGTGCCCGTGGTCAAGTCGTGGAGACTGAACGAGCGCCACTACGGTTCACTGATCGGCTTGAACCGAGCGGAGATGGCTCTGCAGCACGGGGAGGAAAAGGTGAAGCTGTGGAGAAGGAGCTACGACGTCACCCCACCTCCGATCGATGAATCCCACCCTTACTTCCTGGAAATCTACAATGACCGCAGGTACACCACTTGTGACGTGGCAAAGGAAAACCTGCCACGAGCAGAGAGCCTGAAGGAGGTGCTGGACAGGCTGCTGCCGTACTGGGACAGCACCGTGGTGCCAGAGATAAAGAATGGCAGGACTGTGCTCATTTCTGCTCATGGGAACAGCTGCAGGGCTTTGCTGAAACATCTGGAAG GTATATCAGATGTGGACATAGCCAGCGTGACTTTACCTACAGGGATACCTGTCCTACTTGAGCTGGATGAAAACCTGAAGCCCGTGAAGCCTCGACAACTCTTGGGTGACCAGGCGAAGATTCAGGCAGCTATCAAAAAGGTGGAGGATCAGGgaaaagccaaacaaacagcaacttGA
- the cald1b gene encoding caldesmon 1b isoform X2, which translates to MDDEFDRRMELRRQRREQMRLDADNLGYTNDDEEEEARERRRRAREERKKMMADSGESGSADVIDTNSVTETSTSETRTEGVDDDQALLDRLAKREERRQRRMKEAMERQKEFDPTVNTTNGTDSTLEEQSSISSSRQRQTDEEEEKPAQEEVADTDMNSWGKEEEDKKEEEKEAVEESRTEEIEEKAAETEVEVDSGKKDAEEEAAPDADKEEEERKRKEEEEEERQKKEMEEKLRIEEEEKLKKEEEARQLKEEEERKKREEEEKQQKEMEERLRKEEEERKKREEEERQQKEMEELRLRKEEEEKQKKEAEQKKKKEMEEKKKREEEDKRRKEMEEKKKKEEEEKQKKKELEEKKKKEEEEKRKKEAEEKKKKEEEDKRKKREMEEKKKKEEEEKPKRFGFKEKNEPTKQNGAFIENKLKKTEKTSRDNAPSTAADDKERLEAERKLQELKRRRNNAESEEFEKMKQKQQDAEAELEELKRKREERRKIMEEEEKQKKQELEDKKAKEQEERKRMREEIEKRRAEAAEKKKQMEEESTKPAFAISPKGSSKIGEKAEFLSKSAQKNTGARVSHTPIVTKIGNRMDQYTSAIQGNKEVKSPKSTVADIPTGGTRSIKSMWEKGNVGSPSERPAPANKDLAGIKGGVAGRVNSWMAKPAEAEKAAEPAPAAASPAPAPAPAPAPAKPADVKPGDIGSKRGMWETKKSPAPAKVTFGAKSKFATNGTRP; encoded by the exons ATGGATGATGAGTTTGACCGTCGCATGGAgctgaggaggcagaggagagagcagatGCGCCTGGATGCTGACAA tttggGTTACACCAacgatgatgaggaggaggaagctcgGGAGCGAAGGAGACGTgcgagggaggagaggaagaagatgatggCGGACTCAGGGGAGTCTGGATCCGCTGATGTGATCGACACCAACAG TGTGACGGAGACCTCCACCAGCGAAACCAGAACCGAAGGTGTAGATGACGACCAGGCTTTGCTGGACCGCCTGGCCAAGAGGGAGGAGCGCAGGCAGAGGAGAATGAAGGAGGCcatggagagacagaaggagttTGACCCCACCGTGAACACCACCAATGGTACAGACAGCACACTGGAAGAGCAgtcctccatcagcagcagcagacagaggcagacagacgaagaggaggagaagccaGCTCAGGAGGAGGTGGCAGACACTGACATGAACTCCTgggggaaagaggaagaggacaagaaggaagaggagaag GAAGCTGTCGAGGAATCAAGAACG GAGGAGATTGAGGAGAAGGCTGCAGAAACAGAAGTAGAGGTGGATTCAGGAAAGAAAGATGCTGAAGAGGAAGCTGCCCCTGATGctgacaaagaggaagaagaaaggaagaggaaagaggaagaagaagaggaaagacagaaaaaggaaatggaAGAAAAGCTGAGgatagaagaggaagagaagctcaagaaagaggaagaggcaaGGCAgctaaaggaggaggaggaaagaaagaagagggaagaggaggaaaaacaacaaaaggaaatggAAGAGAGGCtgagaaaggaggaagaggaacgaaagaagagggaagaggaggagagacaacaaaaggaaatggaggagctgaggctgagaaaagaggaagaggaaaaacagaagaaggaggctgagcaaaaaaagaagaaggagatggaggagaagaagaagagagaagaggaggacaaacggaggaaagaaatggaagagaagaagaagaaggaggaggaggagaagcagaagaagaaagagctggaggagaagaagaagaaagaggaggaggagaagcggaaaaaggaggctgaggagaagaagaagaaagaggaggaggacaagcgcaaaaagagagagatggaggagaagaagaagaaagaggag GAGGAGAAGCCGAAGAGATTTGGCTTTAAGGAAAAG AACGAACCAACCAAACAGAACGGAGCTTTCATTGAGAATAAACtcaagaaaacagagaagacGTCAAG GGACAATGCTCCCTCCACTGCGGCCGACGACAAGGAGCGACTGGAGGCCGAGCGCAAGCTGCAGGAGCTGAAGCGTCGACGAAACAATGCAGAAAGCGAGGAGTTTGAGAAGatgaagcagaagcagcaggacGCAGAGGccgagctggaggagctgaagaggaagagagaggagaggaggaagatcatggaggaggaggagaagcagaagaaacaggagctggaggacaAGAAAGCCAAGGAACAG gaggagaggaagaggatgagggagGAGATAGAGAAAAGGAGGGCGgaggctgcagagaagaagaagcagatggAGGAAGAGTCTACAAAACCTGCCTTTGCCATCAGTCCCAAAGGCTCCTCAAAG ATCGGGGAGAAGGCAGAATTCTTGAGCAAATCAGCCCAGAAAAA CACCGGAGCCAGAGTGTCTCACACTCCAATTGTCACCAAGATAGGCAATAGAATGGACCAGTACACCTCTGCCATCCAG GGAAACAAAGAAGTCAAATCCCCCAAGTCTACAGTGGCGGATATTCCCACGGGAGGCACGCGCAGCATCAAGAGCATGTGGGAGAAAGGCAACGTCGGCAGCCCCTCTGAACGCCCAGCCCCTGCCAACaag GACTTGGCTGGTATCAAAGGAGGCGTGGCGGGACGTGTCAACAGTTGGATGGCAAAGCCCGCAGAGGCAGAGAAGGCAGCAGAAcctgcaccagcagcagcatcaccagcaccagcaccagcaccagcaccagcaccagcaaaGCCAGCG GACGTGAAACCAGGTGACATCGGTAGCAAACGTGGCATGTGGGAAACCAAGAAGAGCCCTGCGCCTGCCAAG
- the cald1b gene encoding caldesmon 1b isoform X1 has product MDDEFDRRMELRRQRREQMRLDADNLGYTNDDEEEEARERRRRAREERKKMMADSGESGSADVIDTNSVTETSTSETRTEGVDDDQALLDRLAKREERRQRRMKEAMERQKEFDPTVNTTNGTDSTLEEQSSISSSRQRQTDEEEEKPAQEEVADTDMNSWGKEEEDKKEEEKEAVEESRTEEIEEKAAETEVEVDSGKKDAEEEAAPDADKEEEERKRKEEEEEERQKKEMEEKLRIEEEEKLKKEEEARQLKEEEERKKREEEEKQQKEMEERLRKEEEERKKREEEERQQKEMEELRLRKEEEEKQKKEAEQKKKKEMEEKKKREEEDKRRKEMEEKKKKEEEEKQKKKELEEKKKKEEEEKRKKEAEEKKKKEEEDKRKKREMEEKKKKEEEEKPKRFGFKEKNEPTKQNGAFIENKLKKTEKTSRDNAPSTAADDKERLEAERKLQELKRRRNNAESEEFEKMKQKQQDAEAELEELKRKREERRKIMEEEEKQKKQELEDKKAKEQEERKRMREEIEKRRAEAAEKKKQMEEESTKPAFAISPKGSSKIGEKAEFLSKSAQKNTGARVSHTPIVTKIGNRMDQYTSAIQGNKEVKSPKSTVADIPTGGTRSIKSMWEKGNVGSPSERPAPANKDLAGIKGGVAGRVNSWMAKPAEAEKAAEPAPAAASPAPAPAPAPAPAKPADVKPGDIGSKRGMWETKKSPAPAKVTFGAKSKFATNAGTRP; this is encoded by the exons ATGGATGATGAGTTTGACCGTCGCATGGAgctgaggaggcagaggagagagcagatGCGCCTGGATGCTGACAA tttggGTTACACCAacgatgatgaggaggaggaagctcgGGAGCGAAGGAGACGTgcgagggaggagaggaagaagatgatggCGGACTCAGGGGAGTCTGGATCCGCTGATGTGATCGACACCAACAG TGTGACGGAGACCTCCACCAGCGAAACCAGAACCGAAGGTGTAGATGACGACCAGGCTTTGCTGGACCGCCTGGCCAAGAGGGAGGAGCGCAGGCAGAGGAGAATGAAGGAGGCcatggagagacagaaggagttTGACCCCACCGTGAACACCACCAATGGTACAGACAGCACACTGGAAGAGCAgtcctccatcagcagcagcagacagaggcagacagacgaagaggaggagaagccaGCTCAGGAGGAGGTGGCAGACACTGACATGAACTCCTgggggaaagaggaagaggacaagaaggaagaggagaag GAAGCTGTCGAGGAATCAAGAACG GAGGAGATTGAGGAGAAGGCTGCAGAAACAGAAGTAGAGGTGGATTCAGGAAAGAAAGATGCTGAAGAGGAAGCTGCCCCTGATGctgacaaagaggaagaagaaaggaagaggaaagaggaagaagaagaggaaagacagaaaaaggaaatggaAGAAAAGCTGAGgatagaagaggaagagaagctcaagaaagaggaagaggcaaGGCAgctaaaggaggaggaggaaagaaagaagagggaagaggaggaaaaacaacaaaaggaaatggAAGAGAGGCtgagaaaggaggaagaggaacgaaagaagagggaagaggaggagagacaacaaaaggaaatggaggagctgaggctgagaaaagaggaagaggaaaaacagaagaaggaggctgagcaaaaaaagaagaaggagatggaggagaagaagaagagagaagaggaggacaaacggaggaaagaaatggaagagaagaagaagaaggaggaggaggagaagcagaagaagaaagagctggaggagaagaagaagaaagaggaggaggagaagcggaaaaaggaggctgaggagaagaagaagaaagaggaggaggacaagcgcaaaaagagagagatggaggagaagaagaagaaagaggag GAGGAGAAGCCGAAGAGATTTGGCTTTAAGGAAAAG AACGAACCAACCAAACAGAACGGAGCTTTCATTGAGAATAAACtcaagaaaacagagaagacGTCAAG GGACAATGCTCCCTCCACTGCGGCCGACGACAAGGAGCGACTGGAGGCCGAGCGCAAGCTGCAGGAGCTGAAGCGTCGACGAAACAATGCAGAAAGCGAGGAGTTTGAGAAGatgaagcagaagcagcaggacGCAGAGGccgagctggaggagctgaagaggaagagagaggagaggaggaagatcatggaggaggaggagaagcagaagaaacaggagctggaggacaAGAAAGCCAAGGAACAG gaggagaggaagaggatgagggagGAGATAGAGAAAAGGAGGGCGgaggctgcagagaagaagaagcagatggAGGAAGAGTCTACAAAACCTGCCTTTGCCATCAGTCCCAAAGGCTCCTCAAAG ATCGGGGAGAAGGCAGAATTCTTGAGCAAATCAGCCCAGAAAAA CACCGGAGCCAGAGTGTCTCACACTCCAATTGTCACCAAGATAGGCAATAGAATGGACCAGTACACCTCTGCCATCCAG GGAAACAAAGAAGTCAAATCCCCCAAGTCTACAGTGGCGGATATTCCCACGGGAGGCACGCGCAGCATCAAGAGCATGTGGGAGAAAGGCAACGTCGGCAGCCCCTCTGAACGCCCAGCCCCTGCCAACaag GACTTGGCTGGTATCAAAGGAGGCGTGGCGGGACGTGTCAACAGTTGGATGGCAAAGCCCGCAGAGGCAGAGAAGGCAGCAGAAcctgcaccagcagcagcatcaccagcaccagcaccagcaccagcaccagcaccagcaaaGCCAGCG GACGTGAAACCAGGTGACATCGGTAGCAAACGTGGCATGTGGGAAACCAAGAAGAGCCCTGCGCCTGCCAAG
- the LOC104940661 gene encoding troponin I, slow skeletal muscle-like, producing MSEAPSKPKPKISASRRLFLKTKLLKKAMTMLDNEKQIRKDERERTLAERVPALEMSGLSLQDLQNFCKELHKKIDVVDEERYDINAKVTKNEGEIQDLSQKIYELKGKMKRPNLKRVRVSADAMLGALLGAKVKESVDFKANLKTVKKEEEKKEEVTDWRKNVDAMSGMEGRKKLFNAGQ from the exons ATGTCTGAAGC GCCTTCG AAACCAAAGCCAAAGATCTCTGCATCCCGTAGACTGTTCTTGAAG ACCAAACTGCTAAAAAAGGCGATGACTATGCTGGACAACGAAAAACAAATCCGAAAAGACGAACGGGAGAGAACTCTCGCTGAAAGAGTCCCAGCACTTGAAATGTCAGGCCTGTCTTTGCAGGACCTACAG AATTTTTGCAAAGAGCTACACAAGAAAATTGATGTGGTGGACGAGGAGCGGTATGACATTAATGCTAAAGTGACAAAAAATGAAGGGGAG ATACAGGACCTGTCCCAGAAGATCTATGAGTTGAAGGGCAAGATGAAGAGACCGAACCTGAAGAGGGTGAGGGTGTCTGCTGATGCCATGCTGGGCGCTCTGCTGGGCGCTAAAGTCAAAGAGTCTGTGGACTTCAAGGCCAACCTCAAGActgtgaagaaggaggaggagaag aaagaggaagtgacCGACTGGCGTAAGAACGTGGACGCAATGTCTGGTATGGAGGGCAGGAAGAAGCTGTTTAATGCCGGGCAGTAG